A region from the Drosophila bipectinata strain 14024-0381.07 chromosome 3R, DbipHiC1v2, whole genome shotgun sequence genome encodes:
- the Whamy gene encoding uncharacterized protein Whamy isoform X2 gives MQVSSDVFAHPPPAVRPPPVYADNASIDISFSGMKNSSSSNSLDRYTGAPPAVALAGPSFPTSVVVSSKGSKYEISGPTNFQHVSGDVTRDRTRNAFDLSAETNDNVLRKYMIERGITEADISDMRSQDVIKKIIHSNFTWMPKKGDLQAKPKVQETARPLLYATISTNNQITPPPSPPPVAFPTPAPAPSFANYAALTSRFVDISDMDMPVPASSRQPELGSVIPVQVQPSNKPKVPPPPSTVMANNSRGGYPPAIDIRHIRPSATPVKQSIETYATISPQRKAGTMRIPPPAPPKPTVGPSTYATASPIARQPPPSNTYSTASMASVSSVQYGTAKPPPPAPPAKPRSPVHCPPPSASTYVPPPPPMQVQSTKAQVPVPPPPPPASVGGIPPPPPPMPVATSAGGGPPPPPPPPTAGGPPAPPPMQKTAPKTVPVAADDRGALLESIRKGVALKKVDQKAATISGIKPRAERKPPANDFLSELKLGITLRRVKNPSDNPFSEESQA, from the exons ATGCAAGTGAGCAGCGACGTTTTTGCTCATCCGCCACCAGCAGTCCGTCCGCCACCTGTTTACGCCGACAACGCCAGTATCGACATCAGTTTTAGCGGCATGAAgaactcctcctcctcgaaCAGTCTGGACAGATATACAGGTGCTCCTCCAGCAGTGGCCCTGGCTGGTCCCAGTTTTCCCACGAGCGTGGTAGTCAGCAGCAAGGGATCCAAGTACGAGATCAGCGGACCCACAAATTTTCAGCATGTTTCTGGAGATGTGACGCGGGATAGGACACGAAACGCCTTCGATCTGAGTGCCGAGACCAACGATAATGTGTTGCGAAAGTACATGATCGAGCGCGGTATTACGGAGGCGGATATAAGTGACATGCGCAGTCAGGATgtcatcaaaaaaattatccaCTCCAATTTCACGTGGATG cctAAAAAAGGTGATCTGCAAGCCAAGCCGAAAGTCCAGGAGACTGCAAGGCCTCTGCTGTATGCAACCATTTCCACCAATAACCAGATCACTCCTCCGCCCTCTCCTCCACCTGTTGCATTTCCGACTCCGGCGCCTGCTCCCAGTTTTGCTAATTATGCAGCACTTACATCCCGGTTTGTGGATATTTCGGACATGGACATGCCTGTGCCAGCGTCTAGCCGGCAACCAGAGCTGGGCTCTGTGATTCCAGTGCAGGTGCAGCCATCGAATAAGCCTAAGGTGCCTCCGCCTCCTTCAACAGTTATGGCAAACAACAGTCGCGGCGGCTATCCACCGGCCATTGATATACGCCACATCCGACCATCTGCGACTCCTGTAAAGCAATCCATTGAGACATATGCTACAATATCACCACAGAGGAAAGCGGGAACCATGCGTATTCCACCACCAGCTCCTCCAAAGCCAACGGTTGGACCTAGTACATACGCCACGGCATCACCAATAGCCAGGCAGCCGCCGCCCTCCAACACATACTCCACTGCTTCCATGGCATCGGTGTCTTCTGTGCAGTATGGAACAGCCAAGCCTCCGCCGCCAGCTCCTCCGGCTAAGCCGCGGTCTCCAGTTCATTGTCCCCCACCTTCAGCTTCAACTTACGTGCCACCTCCTCCACCGATGCAGGTACAGAGTACCAAAGCTCAGGTACCGGTTccgccaccaccgcctccAGCGTCTGTAGGAGGAATACCTCCTCCACCACCTCCCATGCCAGTTGCAACCTCTGCAGGAGGAGGTCCCCCCccgccaccacctcctccaACTGCAGGTGGACCCCCAGCGCCGCCACCAATGCAAAAAACTGCGCCCAAAACTGTTCCTGTTGCTGCCGATGATAGAGGAGCCTTACTGGAAAGTATACGCAAGGGTGTAGCTCTTAAG AAAGTGGACCAAAAGGCAGCCACTATTAGCGGTATAAAACCACGAGCCGAACGAAAGCCCCCGGCAAACGACTTTTTAAGCGAACTCAAGCTGGGAATTACCCTAAGAAGGGTTAAAAATCCTTCTGATAACCCTTTTTCCGAAGAATCGCAAGCTTGA
- the topi gene encoding testis-specific zinc finger protein topi isoform X1 — MSKADLPIIKTEVSGEYTLAEIEVDMETELNPDDLQPGATVLASNDGDGILEQIVSHEDLSKFFTTTSSGAIRMPTEVVVQRTLADPALKQILQEADGKPDFDPEAEQMKIRDFLAGVTNNKMTTEESVFQASRANAAAASANRVKCAQCFGQFDTVSIQSHICDPEERKAMCDALFGLQEKPQPSIASTPPAPPIKPGSERVIQENQIRLRRYMKDEMKYDLTTGIDSSRGRKSIKGPNECTMCDRKFVHASGLARHMEKHALDLIPSQASLQPHTAPAAGLHVVLKCNVCGRVFYDPQVALNHGLVHYPELPHITEEATEKRGSSADKAAINFKQLLLDGERLISAFVTEQQKANRLREKIFSTLIVGCVLQCEFCEYVFADISDLLLHSAAHISERRFECTACDISLSTAKEASVHFQTDCNFMRESLRSLNVSLSRFFVCNVCEVKFPNTDLLQEHRYASYHYFPRLSENRKRLLLPCEFCEANFEFAHEIQSHNEEKHLNKKKREKETRNTGTGRLRQYLCDICGKSYTQSSHLWQHLRFHQGVKPFVCQEENCDRKFTIRPDLNDHIRKCHTGERPYHCLVCGKRFLTGSVFYQHRLIHRGERRYECEECGKRFYRADALKNHQRIHTGEKPYSCLFCTKTFRQRGDRDKHIRARHAHLDANSRLMMQMQKFQLETAAALKAKQIKEQPGDDETDEGNPAASAPMEGADGDSAMDVQYGMSDQPEAMVCVPIDEFNSNNYIMQHYVEGMPMEADSEQQQLIVYNNPTPSMISIFDPEEEQPEMQKSNIVLRKGGENAKVVVVKNDPSQPLFADSYM; from the exons ATGAGTAAAGCGGATTTACCAATTATAAAGACTGAGGTCAGCGGCGAGTATACGCTGGCCGAAATTGAAGTGGACATGGAAACAGAATTGAATCCCGATGACCTTCAACCCGGAGCCACTGTCCTAGCATCCAATGATGGTGACGGTATCCTCGAGCAGATTGTTAGCCATGAAGATCTCTCAAAGTTCTTCACGACAACATCTTCGGGCGCCATCCGAATGCCTACGGAAGTAGTAGTCCAGCGCACTTTGGCGGATCCGGCTCTGAAGCAGATTCTGCAGGAGGCCGATGGCAAGCCAGACTTTGATCCTGAGGCGGAGCAAATGAAAATACGTGACTTTCTGGCTGGAgtaacaaacaacaaaatgacCACAGAAGAGTCGGTCTTCCAGG CCTCACGGGCCAACGCCGCTGCTGCATCTGCCAACCGCGTAAAGTGCGCACAATGTTTTGGCCAATTTGATACAGTATCCATCCAGAGTCACATTTGTGATCCAGAGGAACGCAAGGCCATGTGTGATGCTCTTTTCGGGCTCCAGGAGAAGCCACAACCTAGCATCGCTTCAACTCCTCCGGCGCCACCAATCAAACCCGGTAGTGAACGTGTTATCCAGGAGAACCAAATCCGCCTACGCCGTTATATGAAGGATGAGATGAAATACGATCTTACTACCGGAATTGACAGTTCGCGCGGCAGGAAGTCCATCAAGGGGCCTAATGAATGTACCATGTGCGACCGAAAGTTTGTTCATGCCTCCGGCTTGGCGCGTCATATGGAAAAGCATGCCTTGGATCTGATTCCATCGCAGGCCAGCTTGCAGCCTCACACCGCTCCGGCAGCTGGGCTTCATGTGGTGCTTAAATGTAATGTTTGCGGTCGCGTCTTCTATGATCCTCAAGTGGCCCTGAACCACGGCCTGGTGCACTATCCAGAGCTGCCTCACATAACCGAAGAAGCAACGGAAAAAAGAGGCTCATCCGCCGACAAAGCAGCCATTAATTTTAAGCAACTTCTCCTGGACGGCGAAAGGTTGATCTCTGCATTTGTGACTGAACAGCAGAAAGCAAATCGTTTAAGGGAGAAAATCTTCTCCACGTTGATTGTGGGATGCGTACTGCAGTGCGAGTTCTGCGAGTACGTGTTTGCCGACATCTCGGATTTGCTACTCCACTCGGCGGCTCATATTTCGGAGCGCCGTTTCGAGTGCACCGCCTGTGACATATCATTGAGCACAGCCAAGGAGGCCAGTGTTCACTTTCAGACGGACTGCAACTTTATGAGGGAATCCCTTCGATCTCTCAATGTTTCGCTCAGTCGGTTCTTTGTGTGCAATGTGTGCGAGGTAAAGTTCCCCAACACGGATCTACTGCAGGAGCATCG CTACGCTTCGTATCACTACTTTCCACGCCTCAGCGAGAACAGGAAGCGGCTGCTCCTGCCATGCGAGTTTTGTGAGGCTAATTTTGAGTTCGCCCACGAGATCCAGAGCCACAACGAGGAAAAGCACCTAAACAAAAAGAAGCGAGAGAAGGAGACCCGTAATACTGGTACCGGCCGCCTGCGCCAATATCTGTGTGACATCTGCGGCAAATCGTACACCCAGTCCAGCCATCTTTGGCAGCACCTACGATTCCATCAGG GTGTTAAGCCTTTCGTGTGCCAGGAGGAGAACTGCGACCGCAAGTTTACGATCCGTCCTGATCTTAACGACCACATCCGCAAGTGTCATACGGGAGAGCGGCCCTACCACTGTCTTGTGTGCGGCAAGCGCTTCCTTACCGGCTCAGTCTTCTACCAGCACCGCTTGATCCATCGCGGCGAACGGCGCTACGAGTGCGAAGAATGTGGAAAGCGTTTTTACCGAGCCGATGCCTTAAAGAACCATCAGCGCATCCACACTGGCGAGAAGCCTTACAGTTGCCTTTTCTGCACGAAGACTTTCCGTCAGCGAGGCGATCGCGACAAGCACATCCGGGCTCGTCATGCCCACTTGGATGCCAATTCGCGGCTAATGATGCAGATGCAAAAATTTCAGTTAGAGACTGCCGCGGCTCTAAAGGCAAAGCAAATAAAGGAACAGCCGGGTGATGATGAGACGGATGAGGGCAATCCCGCTGCTTCTGCCCCGATGGAGGGGGCCGACGGAGACTCCGCCATGGATGTCCAGTATGGTATGTCAGATCAGCCAGAGGCTATGGTATGCGTTCCAATCGATGAATTCAATTCGAACAACTACATAATGCAGCACTATGTGGAGGGTATGCCCATGGAAGCCGATTCGGAACAGCAGCAGTTGATTGTTTATAACAATCCCACTCCAAGCATGATCAGTATATTTGATCCTGAGGAGGAACAGCCGGAAATGCAGAAAAGCAATATAGTCTTGCGTAAGGGTGGAGAAAACGCCAAAGTTGTGGTGGTCAAGAATGATCCTTCCCAGCCTCTTTTTGCCGATTCTTATATGtag
- the Naa80 gene encoding N-alpha-acetyltransferase 80 isoform X1 — MRYVKPEPYYEGLPPFNVTGSPFNVVPIHNYPELMKDTCALINSEWPRSETARMRSLEASCDTLPCSLVLTTEGMCRVIAHLKLSPITSKKKACFVESVVVDKTYRGQGFGKLIMKFAEDYCRVVLDLKTIYLSTIDQDGFYERIGYEYCAPISMYGPRHCELPSLQNAKKKYMKKVL, encoded by the exons ATGCGCTACGTAAAACCGGAGCCGTACTATGAA GGGCTTCCACCGTTCAATGTCACCGGCAGCCCGTTTAACGTGGTGCCCATCCACAACTATCCGGAGCTGATGAAGGACACCTGCGCTCTCATCAATTCCGAGTGGCCGCGATCAGAAACGGCGCGCATGCGTTCGCTGGAGGCGTCATGCGACACACTGCCATGCAGTTTGGTTCTCACCACGGAGGGCATGTGTCGAGTAATAGCTCATTTGAAGCTGAGCCCAATCACGTCCAAAAAGAAGGCATGTTTCGTCGAGTCCGTAGTGGTGGACAAAACCTATCGAGGCCAAGGCTTTGGCAAGCTGATCATGAAATTCGCCGAGGACTATTGTCGGGTGGTACTTGATCTGAAGACAATTTACTTGTCGACTATCGATCAAGATGGATTTTACGAACGCATTGGCTACGAATACTGTGCACCCATTTCCATGTACGGGCCACGTCACTGCGAACTGCCAAGCTTACAAAACGCCAAAAAGAAATACATGAAGAAGGTCTTATAG
- the LOC108130844 gene encoding flavin reductase (NADPH) — MQRIAIIGGTGMTGECAVDHALEKGLKVKLLYRTEATIPERFKSKVDLVHGDATKYEDVKRLIEGVDGVCVILGTRNKLEATTELSRGTENLIKAMKEAKLTKFSIVMSSFLLRPLNEVPAVFHKLNEEHQRMLDLTKASGLEYIAILPPHIADEPSTAYTVVHDEAPGRLVSKYDLGKFIVDSLDQPEHYGKVCGIGKAPKST; from the exons ATGCAACGCATTGCAATTATTGGAGGAACCGGCATGACCGGCGAATGTGCGGTAGATCACGCTTTGGAAAAAG gtcTTAAAGTTAAACTGCTGTATCGGACTGAGGCCACGATTCCAGAACGGTTCAAGTCCAAAGTTGACTTGGTTCATGGGGACGCTACCAAATACGAGGATGTAAAGCGCCTGATCGAGGGTGTAGATGGAGTGTGCGTGATATTGGGAACGCGCAACAAGTTGGAGGCAACCACGGAACTCTCGCGCGGAACCGAAAATCTAATCAAGGCCATGAAAGAGGCTAAATTGACAAAGTTCTCCATTGTGATGTCCTCGTTCCTGCTTCGGCCCTTGAACGAAGTCCCCGCGGTCTTTCACAAGCTGAACGAGGAGCACCAGCGAATGCTAGACCTGACCAAGGCTTCGGGGCTGGAGTACATAGCTATCCTCCCGCCCCACATCGCCGACGAACCTTCCACCGCATATACAGTGGTACATGATGAAGCCCCGGGTCGGCTGGTGTCCAAATATGATTTGGGCAAATTTATTGTAGATAGTTTGGATCAGCCGGAACACTACGGCAAGGTGTGTGGTATTGGAAAGGCCCCAAAAAGCACCTGA
- the Whamy gene encoding uncharacterized protein Whamy isoform X1, protein MEDYSYAYISEPVEFRQLEGKSIDFRKTFDVRGQGVDEMLQLYLRKANLSDDLSRLPTLMRRAYVYDIIRSNKGPGYWVPPSMQVSSDVFAHPPPAVRPPPVYADNASIDISFSGMKNSSSSNSLDRYTGAPPAVALAGPSFPTSVVVSSKGSKYEISGPTNFQHVSGDVTRDRTRNAFDLSAETNDNVLRKYMIERGITEADISDMRSQDVIKKIIHSNFTWMPKKGDLQAKPKVQETARPLLYATISTNNQITPPPSPPPVAFPTPAPAPSFANYAALTSRFVDISDMDMPVPASSRQPELGSVIPVQVQPSNKPKVPPPPSTVMANNSRGGYPPAIDIRHIRPSATPVKQSIETYATISPQRKAGTMRIPPPAPPKPTVGPSTYATASPIARQPPPSNTYSTASMASVSSVQYGTAKPPPPAPPAKPRSPVHCPPPSASTYVPPPPPMQVQSTKAQVPVPPPPPPASVGGIPPPPPPMPVATSAGGGPPPPPPPPTAGGPPAPPPMQKTAPKTVPVAADDRGALLESIRKGVALKKVDQKAATISGIKPRAERKPPANDFLSELKLGITLRRVKNPSDNPFSEESQA, encoded by the exons ATGGAGgattactcatacgcctaCATCTCCGAGCCAGTGGAGTTCAGGCAGTTGGAGGGGAAGTCCATCGACTTCCGCAAGACATTCGATGTGCGGGGTCAAGGCGTTGACGAAATGCTCCAGCTGTACCTGCGGAAGGCCAACCTATCCGACGACCTGAGTCGCCTGCCGACTCTGATGCGACGCGCCTACGTCTATGACATAATACGGAGCAATAAGGGGCCTGGTTACTGGGTG CCTCCTTCTATGCAAGTGAGCAGCGACGTTTTTGCTCATCCGCCACCAGCAGTCCGTCCGCCACCTGTTTACGCCGACAACGCCAGTATCGACATCAGTTTTAGCGGCATGAAgaactcctcctcctcgaaCAGTCTGGACAGATATACAGGTGCTCCTCCAGCAGTGGCCCTGGCTGGTCCCAGTTTTCCCACGAGCGTGGTAGTCAGCAGCAAGGGATCCAAGTACGAGATCAGCGGACCCACAAATTTTCAGCATGTTTCTGGAGATGTGACGCGGGATAGGACACGAAACGCCTTCGATCTGAGTGCCGAGACCAACGATAATGTGTTGCGAAAGTACATGATCGAGCGCGGTATTACGGAGGCGGATATAAGTGACATGCGCAGTCAGGATgtcatcaaaaaaattatccaCTCCAATTTCACGTGGATG cctAAAAAAGGTGATCTGCAAGCCAAGCCGAAAGTCCAGGAGACTGCAAGGCCTCTGCTGTATGCAACCATTTCCACCAATAACCAGATCACTCCTCCGCCCTCTCCTCCACCTGTTGCATTTCCGACTCCGGCGCCTGCTCCCAGTTTTGCTAATTATGCAGCACTTACATCCCGGTTTGTGGATATTTCGGACATGGACATGCCTGTGCCAGCGTCTAGCCGGCAACCAGAGCTGGGCTCTGTGATTCCAGTGCAGGTGCAGCCATCGAATAAGCCTAAGGTGCCTCCGCCTCCTTCAACAGTTATGGCAAACAACAGTCGCGGCGGCTATCCACCGGCCATTGATATACGCCACATCCGACCATCTGCGACTCCTGTAAAGCAATCCATTGAGACATATGCTACAATATCACCACAGAGGAAAGCGGGAACCATGCGTATTCCACCACCAGCTCCTCCAAAGCCAACGGTTGGACCTAGTACATACGCCACGGCATCACCAATAGCCAGGCAGCCGCCGCCCTCCAACACATACTCCACTGCTTCCATGGCATCGGTGTCTTCTGTGCAGTATGGAACAGCCAAGCCTCCGCCGCCAGCTCCTCCGGCTAAGCCGCGGTCTCCAGTTCATTGTCCCCCACCTTCAGCTTCAACTTACGTGCCACCTCCTCCACCGATGCAGGTACAGAGTACCAAAGCTCAGGTACCGGTTccgccaccaccgcctccAGCGTCTGTAGGAGGAATACCTCCTCCACCACCTCCCATGCCAGTTGCAACCTCTGCAGGAGGAGGTCCCCCCccgccaccacctcctccaACTGCAGGTGGACCCCCAGCGCCGCCACCAATGCAAAAAACTGCGCCCAAAACTGTTCCTGTTGCTGCCGATGATAGAGGAGCCTTACTGGAAAGTATACGCAAGGGTGTAGCTCTTAAG AAAGTGGACCAAAAGGCAGCCACTATTAGCGGTATAAAACCACGAGCCGAACGAAAGCCCCCGGCAAACGACTTTTTAAGCGAACTCAAGCTGGGAATTACCCTAAGAAGGGTTAAAAATCCTTCTGATAACCCTTTTTCCGAAGAATCGCAAGCTTGA
- the topi gene encoding testis-specific zinc finger protein topi isoform X2 — MSKADLPIIKTEVSGEYTLAEIEVDMETELNPDDLQPGATVLASNDGDGILEQIVSHEDLSKFFTTTSSGAIRMPTEVVVQRTLADPALKQILQEADGKPDFDPEAEQMKIRDFLAGVTNNKMTTEESVFQASRANAAAASANRVKCAQCFGQFDTVSIQSHICDPEERKAMCDALFGLQEKPQPSIASTPPAPPIKPGSERVIQENQIRLRRYMKDEMKYDLTTGIDSSRGRKSIKGPNECTMCDRKFVHASGLARHMEKHALDLIPSQASLQPHTAPAAGLHVVLKCNVCGRVFYDPQVALNHGLVHYPELPHITEEATEKRGSSADKAAINFKQLLLDGERLISAFVTEQQKANRLREKIFSTLIVGCVLQCEFCEYVFADISDLLLHSAAHISERRFECTACDISLSTAKEASVHFQTDCNFMRESLRSLNVSLSRFFVCNVCEVKFPNTDLLQEHRYASYHYFPRLSENRKRLLLPCEFCEANFEFAHEIQSHNEEKHLNKKKREKETRNTGTGRLRQYLCDICGKSYTQSSHLWQHLRFHQGVKPFVCQEENCDRKFTIRPDLNDHIRKCHTGERPYHCLVCGKRFLTGSVFYQHRLIHRGERRYECEECGKRFYRADALKNHQRIHTGEKPYSCLFCTKTFRQRGDRDKHIRARHAHLDANSRLMMQMQKFQLETAAALKAKQIKEQPGDDETDEGNPAASAPMEGADGDSAMDVQYALCGGYAHGSRFGTAAVDCL, encoded by the exons ATGAGTAAAGCGGATTTACCAATTATAAAGACTGAGGTCAGCGGCGAGTATACGCTGGCCGAAATTGAAGTGGACATGGAAACAGAATTGAATCCCGATGACCTTCAACCCGGAGCCACTGTCCTAGCATCCAATGATGGTGACGGTATCCTCGAGCAGATTGTTAGCCATGAAGATCTCTCAAAGTTCTTCACGACAACATCTTCGGGCGCCATCCGAATGCCTACGGAAGTAGTAGTCCAGCGCACTTTGGCGGATCCGGCTCTGAAGCAGATTCTGCAGGAGGCCGATGGCAAGCCAGACTTTGATCCTGAGGCGGAGCAAATGAAAATACGTGACTTTCTGGCTGGAgtaacaaacaacaaaatgacCACAGAAGAGTCGGTCTTCCAGG CCTCACGGGCCAACGCCGCTGCTGCATCTGCCAACCGCGTAAAGTGCGCACAATGTTTTGGCCAATTTGATACAGTATCCATCCAGAGTCACATTTGTGATCCAGAGGAACGCAAGGCCATGTGTGATGCTCTTTTCGGGCTCCAGGAGAAGCCACAACCTAGCATCGCTTCAACTCCTCCGGCGCCACCAATCAAACCCGGTAGTGAACGTGTTATCCAGGAGAACCAAATCCGCCTACGCCGTTATATGAAGGATGAGATGAAATACGATCTTACTACCGGAATTGACAGTTCGCGCGGCAGGAAGTCCATCAAGGGGCCTAATGAATGTACCATGTGCGACCGAAAGTTTGTTCATGCCTCCGGCTTGGCGCGTCATATGGAAAAGCATGCCTTGGATCTGATTCCATCGCAGGCCAGCTTGCAGCCTCACACCGCTCCGGCAGCTGGGCTTCATGTGGTGCTTAAATGTAATGTTTGCGGTCGCGTCTTCTATGATCCTCAAGTGGCCCTGAACCACGGCCTGGTGCACTATCCAGAGCTGCCTCACATAACCGAAGAAGCAACGGAAAAAAGAGGCTCATCCGCCGACAAAGCAGCCATTAATTTTAAGCAACTTCTCCTGGACGGCGAAAGGTTGATCTCTGCATTTGTGACTGAACAGCAGAAAGCAAATCGTTTAAGGGAGAAAATCTTCTCCACGTTGATTGTGGGATGCGTACTGCAGTGCGAGTTCTGCGAGTACGTGTTTGCCGACATCTCGGATTTGCTACTCCACTCGGCGGCTCATATTTCGGAGCGCCGTTTCGAGTGCACCGCCTGTGACATATCATTGAGCACAGCCAAGGAGGCCAGTGTTCACTTTCAGACGGACTGCAACTTTATGAGGGAATCCCTTCGATCTCTCAATGTTTCGCTCAGTCGGTTCTTTGTGTGCAATGTGTGCGAGGTAAAGTTCCCCAACACGGATCTACTGCAGGAGCATCG CTACGCTTCGTATCACTACTTTCCACGCCTCAGCGAGAACAGGAAGCGGCTGCTCCTGCCATGCGAGTTTTGTGAGGCTAATTTTGAGTTCGCCCACGAGATCCAGAGCCACAACGAGGAAAAGCACCTAAACAAAAAGAAGCGAGAGAAGGAGACCCGTAATACTGGTACCGGCCGCCTGCGCCAATATCTGTGTGACATCTGCGGCAAATCGTACACCCAGTCCAGCCATCTTTGGCAGCACCTACGATTCCATCAGG GTGTTAAGCCTTTCGTGTGCCAGGAGGAGAACTGCGACCGCAAGTTTACGATCCGTCCTGATCTTAACGACCACATCCGCAAGTGTCATACGGGAGAGCGGCCCTACCACTGTCTTGTGTGCGGCAAGCGCTTCCTTACCGGCTCAGTCTTCTACCAGCACCGCTTGATCCATCGCGGCGAACGGCGCTACGAGTGCGAAGAATGTGGAAAGCGTTTTTACCGAGCCGATGCCTTAAAGAACCATCAGCGCATCCACACTGGCGAGAAGCCTTACAGTTGCCTTTTCTGCACGAAGACTTTCCGTCAGCGAGGCGATCGCGACAAGCACATCCGGGCTCGTCATGCCCACTTGGATGCCAATTCGCGGCTAATGATGCAGATGCAAAAATTTCAGTTAGAGACTGCCGCGGCTCTAAAGGCAAAGCAAATAAAGGAACAGCCGGGTGATGATGAGACGGATGAGGGCAATCCCGCTGCTTCTGCCCCGATGGAGGGGGCCGACGGAGACTCCGCCATGGATGTCCAGTATG CACTATGTGGAGGGTATGCCCATGGAAGCCGATTCGGAACAGCAGCAGTTGATTGTTTATAA
- the Naa80 gene encoding N-alpha-acetyltransferase 80 isoform X2 yields MGLPPFNVTGSPFNVVPIHNYPELMKDTCALINSEWPRSETARMRSLEASCDTLPCSLVLTTEGMCRVIAHLKLSPITSKKKACFVESVVVDKTYRGQGFGKLIMKFAEDYCRVVLDLKTIYLSTIDQDGFYERIGYEYCAPISMYGPRHCELPSLQNAKKKYMKKVL; encoded by the exons ATG GGGCTTCCACCGTTCAATGTCACCGGCAGCCCGTTTAACGTGGTGCCCATCCACAACTATCCGGAGCTGATGAAGGACACCTGCGCTCTCATCAATTCCGAGTGGCCGCGATCAGAAACGGCGCGCATGCGTTCGCTGGAGGCGTCATGCGACACACTGCCATGCAGTTTGGTTCTCACCACGGAGGGCATGTGTCGAGTAATAGCTCATTTGAAGCTGAGCCCAATCACGTCCAAAAAGAAGGCATGTTTCGTCGAGTCCGTAGTGGTGGACAAAACCTATCGAGGCCAAGGCTTTGGCAAGCTGATCATGAAATTCGCCGAGGACTATTGTCGGGTGGTACTTGATCTGAAGACAATTTACTTGTCGACTATCGATCAAGATGGATTTTACGAACGCATTGGCTACGAATACTGTGCACCCATTTCCATGTACGGGCCACGTCACTGCGAACTGCCAAGCTTACAAAACGCCAAAAAGAAATACATGAAGAAGGTCTTATAG
- the MED6 gene encoding mediator of RNA polymerase II transcription subunit 6, with protein MASRQMANDHLRLSWHDTQMMASLSPQTVMDYFCRRSNPFYEHICNNETIRMQRLGPEHLHNMIGLEYILLHVAEPILYVIRKQHRHNPSEATPIADYYIIGGTVYKAPDLANVINARILNTVVNLQSAFEEASGYARYHPNKGYTWDFSSNKVLSDKSKSDKKDASSSKEENSGTLFQKQRVDMLLAELLRKFPPPIPPMLQNLQQPTPADEMSSTGGLNATEMNNATGPLDIKTEGVDMKPPPEKKSK; from the exons ATGGCCAGCCGGCAAATGGCCAACGACCACCTGCGCCTCTCCTGGCACGACACCCAGATGATGGCTTCCCTTAGTCCACAGACGGTAATGGACTACTTCTGCAGGAGATCGAATCCCTTCTACGAACACATATGTAACAATGAGACCATTCGGATGCAGCGTCTAGGGCCAGAGCATCTGCA TAACATGATTGGGTTGGAGTACATCCTTTTGCATGTAGCAGAGCCAATTTTGTACGTCATCCGAAAACAACACCGCCATAATCCTTCAGAAGCCACTCCCATCGCCGATTACTACATCATTGGAGGCACGGTCTACAAGGCACCCGACCTGGCCAATGTGATTAATGCTCGCATA cTCAACACTGTCGTAAATCTGCAATCTGCCTTCGAGGAAGCCAGCGGCTATGCTCGTTACCATCCCAACAAAGGATACACTTGGGACTTTTCCTCTAATAAAGTTT TATCCGACAAATCCAAATCCGATAAGAAGGACGCCAGCTCATCGAAAGAAGAAAACAGTGGGACATTATTCCAAAAGCAACGCGTGGACATGCTTTTGGCTGAACTCCTTCGAAAGTTTCCACCCCCAATCCCACCAATGTTGCAAAATCTGCAGCAACCCACGCCTGCAGATGAGATGAGTTCGACTGGCGGACTTAACGCCACTGAGATGAACAACGCTACTGGGCCGCTAGATATAAAAACGGAAGGTGTGGACATGAAACCCCCGCCAGAGAAAAAATCTAAGTAA